A window of Chaetodon auriga isolate fChaAug3 chromosome 2, fChaAug3.hap1, whole genome shotgun sequence contains these coding sequences:
- the per3 gene encoding period circadian protein homolog 3 isoform X2: MCDQIAEMPGGDSGPDGEEPALPSATGEDGGEGRVPSGQQDGGPQLECLSREESGASGGEVGQEDEEMTSGSNDLSSSANHSPGSAIGSTSASTKSSENADGSRGKAHREVMMTVAEMKKRLPSDKRSRSKASTVEALHYALNCVKQVQANSEYYKLLMRNGQDERRDACVCTLEELDRVTSEHTLKNTDSFVVVFSLLSGRVLYASEQAPSILCCKRKFLESAKFVELLYHQDVNVFYSHTAQPHLPPWSNSHTGLLFDCAQVKSFFCRIRGGKDREGEMRYNPFRITPYLLKVQGKGSSGEEEPCCLALAERIISGYEAPRIPLDKRIFTTTHSPGCVFLEVDDRAVPLLGYLPQDLIGTSLLTCIHPDDRPLMLSMHRKVLKYAGQSPFEHSPVRLRCQNGDHITLDTSWSSFINPWSRKVAFIIGRHKVRTSPLNEDVFAARTNDDVPVTHEEIKDLQGKIYKLFLQPVHNNGSSGYGSLGSNGSHEHYISVASSSDSNGNVWEDSHRELMTLQQICADVNRVKTWGQQAYLGSSHKIALLGKPATTRLCPAASNPEVRDHEGSRKQTHIPSYQQINCVDNIIRYLESCTGPALKRKSDSHSLATSSSSSSTSEDDKPAGATDTAQASSDVLDSGVSVAPTAAAVVGAPLTDITLSTKAMSVVSVTSQCSYSSTIVHVPQPESEATALEDAPMGSEPADAAPTPVRPATEERRFIGLTKEVLSAHTQKEEQEYVDRFRHRILQSPYSSYLQLDTSSMAHSHHPGDYLHPLSGGGWNRSRRGKARHKRPKPQGSSDSYASPPGPNSSWPSSESSQPQMGAPYSQTSQLQAPFFPMMATQPGPDQPLRPQQLPGATPVVLQPPDQGLFSYNFSIMQSAQSLPGMQPIQMEPIQNLQNMQNFHNLQPMAPAQNINPYMTPVMAVILPNYPTFTPGYPSIYPPSAPSMVPQAPITMAGFAPGSAPLPQPVFQSQSGPHTQTPMGHLLCSPRASSSVGEAEEEAGPRALFSSSRSSSPLQLNLLQEELPKLNEGQSSTGHNHAESLHEQLATEGDNPSDSGNHDAQSTSSELLDMLLQEDARSGTGSNASGSGSGESGGSLGSGSGSGSNGTSTSHTGSSNSSKYFASNDSSDTSRKARKSQEAQAEHQHSFDTRVENSLWSMIQHTPDHVMMTYQIHTRDQNEVLAEDMEKLRVLQPLQPWFNKEQRQELAEVHPWIQQHTIPQEIDTQGCVGCSTGAGVAHSPHPPPDSSSPLESPQQDSIGPVVDT, encoded by the exons ATGTGTGACCAAATTGCTGAGATGCCCGGAGGTGACAGCGGTCCAGACGGGGAGGAACCTGCATTACCATCAGCCACGGGAGaagatggaggggaggggagggtgcCGTCAGGGCAGCAGGACGGAGGGCCTCAGTTAGAGTGCCTCAGCAGGGAGGAGAGCGGAGCTTCAGGTGGAGAAGTGGGGCAGGAAGATGAGGAGATGACTAGTGGATCAAATGACCTGTCttcctcagccaatcacagccctgGTAGCGCCATCGGCTCCACCTCAGCTTCAACTAAGAG CAGTGAGAACGCCGACGGTAGCAGAGGGAAGGCCCACAGAGAGGTGATGATGACGGTGGCCGAGATGAAGAAGAGGCTTCCGTCTGACAAACGCAGTCGCAGCAAAGCCAGCACGGTGGAGGCCTTACATTATGCTCTCAACTGTGTCAAACAAGTTCAAG CCAATAGCGAATACTACAAACTGCTGATGCGAAATGGCCAGGATGAAAGGAGAGATGCCTGTGTTTGCACTCTGGAAGAGTTGGACCGAGTGACCTCTGAACACACCCTTAAAAACACG GATTCCTTCGTGGTGGTTTTCTCGCTGTTGAGCGGCCGCGTGCTGTACGCATCGGAGCAGGCTCCCAGCATCCTGTGCTGCAAGAGGAAGTTCCTGGAGTCGGCCAAGTTCGTGGAGCTGCTCTACCACCAAGATGTTAATGTCTTCTACTCACATACAGCTCAGCCACATCTGCCACCCTGGAGCAACTCGcacacag GGCTTCTGTTTGACTGTGCCCAAGTCAAGTCTTTCTTCTGCAGAATCAG GGGTGGGAAGGACCGTGAGGGTGAGATGCGTTACAACCCGTTTCGGATAACACCCTACCTGCTGAAGGTGCAGGGAAAAGGAAGCAGCGGGGAGGAGGAGCCGTGCTGCCTGGCGCTGGCTGAACGCATCATCTCTGGATATGAAG CTCCTCGGATCCCCTTGGACAAACGCATCTTCACCACCACACACTCGCCTGGCTGTGTGTTCCTGGAAGTGGACGACAG GGCTGTGCCGTTGCTAGGATACCTTCCTCAGGATCTGATCGGGACGTCGTTGCTGACTTGCATCCACCCAGATGACCGCCCCCTCATGCTGTCTATGCACCGgaaag TGTTGAAGTATGCCGGCCAGTCTCCATTCGAACACTCTCCAGTGCGTCTACGCTGTCAGAATGGAGACCACATCACCTTGGACACCAGCTGGTCCAGCTTCATCAACCCTTGGAGCCGCAAGGTGGCCTTCATCATTGGACGGCATAAAGTCAGGAC GAGTCCACTGAATGAGGATGTGTTTGCTGCTCGGACTAATGACGATGTCCCAGTCACCCATGAGGAAATAAAAGATCTGCAAGGAAAGATCTACAAGCTTTTCCTGCAG CCGGTCCATAACAATGGTTCCAGTGGTTACGGCAGTTTGGGAAGTAATGGCTCTCATGAGCACTACATCAGCGTCGCTTCTTCAAGTGACAGCAATGGTAACGTGTGGGAGGACTCGCACCGGGAACTG ATGACTCTGCAGCAGATCTGTGCTGATGTGAATAGAGTGAAGACTTGGGGCCAGCAGGCTTATCTGGGTTCCAGCCACAAAATCGCTCTCCTTGGCAAGCCTGCCACAA CACGTCTGTGCCCCGCTGCCTCCAACCCTGAGGTCAGAGATCATGAAggaagcaggaaacaaacacacattccttcCTATCAGCAGATCAACTGTGTGGACAACATCATCAG ATATTTGGAGAGCTGTACAGGTCCAGCCCTCAAGCGGAAGAGTGACTCTCATTCCTTGGCCACCTCGTCTTCCTCATCCTCTACCTCGGAAGACGACAAGCCTGCTGGAGCCACCGACACAGCTCAGGCCAGCTCAGATG TGTTGGACAGTGGGGTGTCAGTGGCCCCTACCGCAGCAGCAGTTGTTGGAGCACCTCTGACAGACATCACATTGTCCACTAAGGCCATGAGTGTAGTCTCTGTCACCAGCCAGTGTTCGTACAGCAGCACCATCGTCCATGTGCCACAACCTGAATCAG AGGCCACGGCACTGGAGGATGCCCCGATGGGCAGTGAGCCTGCTGATGCTGCTCCGACCCCTGTCCGTCCCGCCACAGAGGAACGAAGGTTTATAGGTCTCACCAAGGAGGTGCTGTCAGCTCACACCCAGAAGGAGGAGCAAGAGTATGTGGATCGATTCCGCCATCGGATCCTCCAGAGCCCCTACAGCTCCTACCTGCAGCTGGACACCAGCTCTATGGCTCACTCCCACCACCCAG GTGACTACCTACATCCATTGAGCGGTGGTGGGTGGAATCGCTCTCGGAGAGGAAAGGCAAGGCACAAGCGCCCCAAACCCCAGGGTTCCTCAGACAGCTACGCTTCGCCACCTGGTCCCAACTCCTCCTGGCCCTCCTCAGAGTCCTCCCAACCCCAGATGGGGGCCCCCTACAGCCAAACATCCCAACTCCAGGCACCATTCTTCCCCATGATGGCAACCCAGCCCGGCCCGGACCAACCGCTCAGACCACAACAGCTGCCTGGAGCGACCCCTGTGGTGCTGCAGCCTCCTGACCAAGGCCTGTTCAGCTACAACTTCAGCATCATGCAGTCTGCTCAGAGTCTGCCAGGCATGCAACCAATCCAGATGGAGCCCATTCAGAATCTGCAGAATATGCAGAACTTTCACAACCTGCAGCCCATGGCTCCAGCCCAGAACATCAACCCATACATGACTCCGGTCATGGCTGTCATCCTGCCCAACTACCCAACTTTCACTCCAGGTTACCCGTCCATTTACCCACCGTCCGCTCCTTCCATGGTTCCCCAGGCACCAATCACCATGGCAGGCTTTGCCCCTGGCAGTGCCCCCCTCCCTCAGCCTGTGTTCCAATCCCAGTCTGGACCCCACACTCAGACCCCAATGGGCCATCTGCTTTGCTCACCCAGAGCCAGCTCCTCTGTaggggaagcagaggaggaagccGGGCCTCGGGCTTTATTCTCTAGCTCTCGCTCGAGTTCTCCGCTGCAGCTGAActtgctgcaggaggagctaCCAAAGCTGAATGAAGGGCAGAGCAGCACCGGGCACAACCACGCTGAGAGCCTCCACGAACAACTTGCCACTGAG GGTGATAACCCCAGTGATTCGGGGAACCATGATGCCCAGTCTACGTCCAGTGAGCTGCTTGAtatgctgctgcaggaggatgCCAGGTCAGGGACCGGCTCCAACGCCTCAGGCTCTGGGTCAGGGGAGTCCGGAGGTTCCCtgggatctggatctggatctggcTCCAATGGAACCTCCACCTCACACACTG gcagcagcaacagcagcaaatacTTTGCCAGCAATGATTCATCGGACACATCACGCAAAGCCCGAAAGAGCCAGGAGGCACAGGCAGAGCACCAACACAGCTTCGACACACGGGTGGAGAACTCACTGTGGAGCATGATCCAGCACACGCCTGACCATGTCATGATGACGTACCAGATCCACACCAG ggaCCAGAATGAAGTGTTGGCAGAGGACATGGAGAAGCTTCGGGTGCTTCAACCCCTCCAGCCCTGGTTCAACAAGGAGCAGAGACAGGAGCTGGCTGAGGTCCATCCCTGGATCCAACAGCACACGATCCCACAGGAGATCGACACACAG GGTTGTGTGGGCTGCAGCACAGGCGCAGGGGTCGCCCACTCCCCTCACCCTCCCCCCGACAGTTCGTCCCCTCTGGAGAGCCCTCAGCAGGACTCCATCGGACCTGTGGTGGACACTTGA
- the per3 gene encoding period circadian protein homolog 3 isoform X1, with translation MCDQIAEMPGGDSGPDGEEPALPSATGEDGGEGRVPSGQQDGGPQLECLSREESGASGGEVGQEDEEMTSGSNDLSSSANHSPGSAIGSTSASTKSSENADGSRGKAHREVMMTVAEMKKRLPSDKRSRSKASTVEALHYALNCVKQVQANSEYYKLLMRNGQDERRDACVCTLEELDRVTSEHTLKNTDSFVVVFSLLSGRVLYASEQAPSILCCKRKFLESAKFVELLYHQDVNVFYSHTAQPHLPPWSNSHTGLLFDCAQVKSFFCRIRGGKDREGEMRYNPFRITPYLLKVQGKGSSGEEEPCCLALAERIISGYEAPRIPLDKRIFTTTHSPGCVFLEVDDRAVPLLGYLPQDLIGTSLLTCIHPDDRPLMLSMHRKVLKYAGQSPFEHSPVRLRCQNGDHITLDTSWSSFINPWSRKVAFIIGRHKVRTSPLNEDVFAARTNDDVPVTHEEIKDLQGKIYKLFLQPVHNNGSSGYGSLGSNGSHEHYISVASSSDSNGNVWEDSHRELMTLQQICADVNRVKTWGQQAYLGSSHKIALLGKPATTRLCPAASNPEVRDHEGSRKQTHIPSYQQINCVDNIIRYLESCTGPALKRKSDSHSLATSSSSSSTSEDDKPAGATDTAQASSDVVLDSGVSVAPTAAAVVGAPLTDITLSTKAMSVVSVTSQCSYSSTIVHVPQPESEATALEDAPMGSEPADAAPTPVRPATEERRFIGLTKEVLSAHTQKEEQEYVDRFRHRILQSPYSSYLQLDTSSMAHSHHPGDYLHPLSGGGWNRSRRGKARHKRPKPQGSSDSYASPPGPNSSWPSSESSQPQMGAPYSQTSQLQAPFFPMMATQPGPDQPLRPQQLPGATPVVLQPPDQGLFSYNFSIMQSAQSLPGMQPIQMEPIQNLQNMQNFHNLQPMAPAQNINPYMTPVMAVILPNYPTFTPGYPSIYPPSAPSMVPQAPITMAGFAPGSAPLPQPVFQSQSGPHTQTPMGHLLCSPRASSSVGEAEEEAGPRALFSSSRSSSPLQLNLLQEELPKLNEGQSSTGHNHAESLHEQLATEGDNPSDSGNHDAQSTSSELLDMLLQEDARSGTGSNASGSGSGESGGSLGSGSGSGSNGTSTSHTGSSNSSKYFASNDSSDTSRKARKSQEAQAEHQHSFDTRVENSLWSMIQHTPDHVMMTYQIHTRDQNEVLAEDMEKLRVLQPLQPWFNKEQRQELAEVHPWIQQHTIPQEIDTQGCVGCSTGAGVAHSPHPPPDSSSPLESPQQDSIGPVVDT, from the exons ATGTGTGACCAAATTGCTGAGATGCCCGGAGGTGACAGCGGTCCAGACGGGGAGGAACCTGCATTACCATCAGCCACGGGAGaagatggaggggaggggagggtgcCGTCAGGGCAGCAGGACGGAGGGCCTCAGTTAGAGTGCCTCAGCAGGGAGGAGAGCGGAGCTTCAGGTGGAGAAGTGGGGCAGGAAGATGAGGAGATGACTAGTGGATCAAATGACCTGTCttcctcagccaatcacagccctgGTAGCGCCATCGGCTCCACCTCAGCTTCAACTAAGAG CAGTGAGAACGCCGACGGTAGCAGAGGGAAGGCCCACAGAGAGGTGATGATGACGGTGGCCGAGATGAAGAAGAGGCTTCCGTCTGACAAACGCAGTCGCAGCAAAGCCAGCACGGTGGAGGCCTTACATTATGCTCTCAACTGTGTCAAACAAGTTCAAG CCAATAGCGAATACTACAAACTGCTGATGCGAAATGGCCAGGATGAAAGGAGAGATGCCTGTGTTTGCACTCTGGAAGAGTTGGACCGAGTGACCTCTGAACACACCCTTAAAAACACG GATTCCTTCGTGGTGGTTTTCTCGCTGTTGAGCGGCCGCGTGCTGTACGCATCGGAGCAGGCTCCCAGCATCCTGTGCTGCAAGAGGAAGTTCCTGGAGTCGGCCAAGTTCGTGGAGCTGCTCTACCACCAAGATGTTAATGTCTTCTACTCACATACAGCTCAGCCACATCTGCCACCCTGGAGCAACTCGcacacag GGCTTCTGTTTGACTGTGCCCAAGTCAAGTCTTTCTTCTGCAGAATCAG GGGTGGGAAGGACCGTGAGGGTGAGATGCGTTACAACCCGTTTCGGATAACACCCTACCTGCTGAAGGTGCAGGGAAAAGGAAGCAGCGGGGAGGAGGAGCCGTGCTGCCTGGCGCTGGCTGAACGCATCATCTCTGGATATGAAG CTCCTCGGATCCCCTTGGACAAACGCATCTTCACCACCACACACTCGCCTGGCTGTGTGTTCCTGGAAGTGGACGACAG GGCTGTGCCGTTGCTAGGATACCTTCCTCAGGATCTGATCGGGACGTCGTTGCTGACTTGCATCCACCCAGATGACCGCCCCCTCATGCTGTCTATGCACCGgaaag TGTTGAAGTATGCCGGCCAGTCTCCATTCGAACACTCTCCAGTGCGTCTACGCTGTCAGAATGGAGACCACATCACCTTGGACACCAGCTGGTCCAGCTTCATCAACCCTTGGAGCCGCAAGGTGGCCTTCATCATTGGACGGCATAAAGTCAGGAC GAGTCCACTGAATGAGGATGTGTTTGCTGCTCGGACTAATGACGATGTCCCAGTCACCCATGAGGAAATAAAAGATCTGCAAGGAAAGATCTACAAGCTTTTCCTGCAG CCGGTCCATAACAATGGTTCCAGTGGTTACGGCAGTTTGGGAAGTAATGGCTCTCATGAGCACTACATCAGCGTCGCTTCTTCAAGTGACAGCAATGGTAACGTGTGGGAGGACTCGCACCGGGAACTG ATGACTCTGCAGCAGATCTGTGCTGATGTGAATAGAGTGAAGACTTGGGGCCAGCAGGCTTATCTGGGTTCCAGCCACAAAATCGCTCTCCTTGGCAAGCCTGCCACAA CACGTCTGTGCCCCGCTGCCTCCAACCCTGAGGTCAGAGATCATGAAggaagcaggaaacaaacacacattccttcCTATCAGCAGATCAACTGTGTGGACAACATCATCAG ATATTTGGAGAGCTGTACAGGTCCAGCCCTCAAGCGGAAGAGTGACTCTCATTCCTTGGCCACCTCGTCTTCCTCATCCTCTACCTCGGAAGACGACAAGCCTGCTGGAGCCACCGACACAGCTCAGGCCAGCTCAGATG TAGTGTTGGACAGTGGGGTGTCAGTGGCCCCTACCGCAGCAGCAGTTGTTGGAGCACCTCTGACAGACATCACATTGTCCACTAAGGCCATGAGTGTAGTCTCTGTCACCAGCCAGTGTTCGTACAGCAGCACCATCGTCCATGTGCCACAACCTGAATCAG AGGCCACGGCACTGGAGGATGCCCCGATGGGCAGTGAGCCTGCTGATGCTGCTCCGACCCCTGTCCGTCCCGCCACAGAGGAACGAAGGTTTATAGGTCTCACCAAGGAGGTGCTGTCAGCTCACACCCAGAAGGAGGAGCAAGAGTATGTGGATCGATTCCGCCATCGGATCCTCCAGAGCCCCTACAGCTCCTACCTGCAGCTGGACACCAGCTCTATGGCTCACTCCCACCACCCAG GTGACTACCTACATCCATTGAGCGGTGGTGGGTGGAATCGCTCTCGGAGAGGAAAGGCAAGGCACAAGCGCCCCAAACCCCAGGGTTCCTCAGACAGCTACGCTTCGCCACCTGGTCCCAACTCCTCCTGGCCCTCCTCAGAGTCCTCCCAACCCCAGATGGGGGCCCCCTACAGCCAAACATCCCAACTCCAGGCACCATTCTTCCCCATGATGGCAACCCAGCCCGGCCCGGACCAACCGCTCAGACCACAACAGCTGCCTGGAGCGACCCCTGTGGTGCTGCAGCCTCCTGACCAAGGCCTGTTCAGCTACAACTTCAGCATCATGCAGTCTGCTCAGAGTCTGCCAGGCATGCAACCAATCCAGATGGAGCCCATTCAGAATCTGCAGAATATGCAGAACTTTCACAACCTGCAGCCCATGGCTCCAGCCCAGAACATCAACCCATACATGACTCCGGTCATGGCTGTCATCCTGCCCAACTACCCAACTTTCACTCCAGGTTACCCGTCCATTTACCCACCGTCCGCTCCTTCCATGGTTCCCCAGGCACCAATCACCATGGCAGGCTTTGCCCCTGGCAGTGCCCCCCTCCCTCAGCCTGTGTTCCAATCCCAGTCTGGACCCCACACTCAGACCCCAATGGGCCATCTGCTTTGCTCACCCAGAGCCAGCTCCTCTGTaggggaagcagaggaggaagccGGGCCTCGGGCTTTATTCTCTAGCTCTCGCTCGAGTTCTCCGCTGCAGCTGAActtgctgcaggaggagctaCCAAAGCTGAATGAAGGGCAGAGCAGCACCGGGCACAACCACGCTGAGAGCCTCCACGAACAACTTGCCACTGAG GGTGATAACCCCAGTGATTCGGGGAACCATGATGCCCAGTCTACGTCCAGTGAGCTGCTTGAtatgctgctgcaggaggatgCCAGGTCAGGGACCGGCTCCAACGCCTCAGGCTCTGGGTCAGGGGAGTCCGGAGGTTCCCtgggatctggatctggatctggcTCCAATGGAACCTCCACCTCACACACTG gcagcagcaacagcagcaaatacTTTGCCAGCAATGATTCATCGGACACATCACGCAAAGCCCGAAAGAGCCAGGAGGCACAGGCAGAGCACCAACACAGCTTCGACACACGGGTGGAGAACTCACTGTGGAGCATGATCCAGCACACGCCTGACCATGTCATGATGACGTACCAGATCCACACCAG ggaCCAGAATGAAGTGTTGGCAGAGGACATGGAGAAGCTTCGGGTGCTTCAACCCCTCCAGCCCTGGTTCAACAAGGAGCAGAGACAGGAGCTGGCTGAGGTCCATCCCTGGATCCAACAGCACACGATCCCACAGGAGATCGACACACAG GGTTGTGTGGGCTGCAGCACAGGCGCAGGGGTCGCCCACTCCCCTCACCCTCCCCCCGACAGTTCGTCCCCTCTGGAGAGCCCTCAGCAGGACTCCATCGGACCTGTGGTGGACACTTGA